A window from Mangifera indica cultivar Alphonso chromosome 2, CATAS_Mindica_2.1, whole genome shotgun sequence encodes these proteins:
- the LOC123208948 gene encoding protein SUPPRESSOR OF K(+) TRANSPORT GROWTH DEFECT 1, producing the protein MYSNFKEQAIEYVKQAVNEDHAGNYAKAFPLYMNALEYFKTHLKYEKNPKIKEAITQKFTEYLRRAEEIRAVLDDGGPGPAQNGDAAVATRPKTKPKDGGGEGGDGEDPEQAKLRAGLNSAIIREKPNVKWNDVAGLESAKQALQEAVILPVKFPQFFTGKRRPWRAFLLYGPPGTGKSYLAKAVATEADSTFFSVSSSDLVSKWMGESEKLVSSLFQMARESAPSIIFIDEIDSLCGQRGEGNESEASRRIKTELLVQMQGVGHNDQKVLVLAATNTPYALDQAIRRRFDKRIYIPLPDLKARQHMFKVHLGDTPHNLTESDFESLARKTEGFSGSDISVCVKDVLFEPVRKTQDAMFFFQTPNGMWMPCGPKQQGAVQITMQELAGQGLAGKILPPPISKTDFDKVLARQRPTVSKADLEVHERFTREFGEEG; encoded by the exons atgTACAGCAACTTCAAAGAACAAGCAATCGAGTACGTCAAACAAGCCGTGAATGAAGATCATGCAGGAAATTACGCTAAAGCCTTCCCTCTTTACATGAACGCTTTAGAGTACTTCAAGACCCATTTGAAGTACGAGAAGAATCCCAAGATTAAAGAAGCTATTACCCAGAAATTTACCGAATATCTCCGTCGAGCCGAGGAGATCCGTGCCGTATTGGACGATGGTGGGCCTGGTCCGGCCCAGAACGGTGACGCTGCTGTGGCCACCCGCCCTAAGACCAAGCCCAAGGATGGTGGTGGCGAAGGGGGCGATGGGGAGGATCCCGAGCAGGCCAAGCTGCGTGCCGGGTTGAATTCTGCTATTATCAGAGAGAAGCCGAACGTCAAATGGAACGATGTGGCGGGTCTCGAGAGCGCCAAGCAGGCTTTGCAGGAGGCTGTTATTTTGCCTGTTAAATTTCCTCAGTTTTTTACAG GCAAGAGACGGCCATGGAGAGCTTTTTTATTGTATGGGCCACCTGGAACTGGGAAATCATATCTGGCCAAGGCTGTTGCTACTGAAGCTGATTCTACATTTTTCAG TGTTTCTTCTTCAGACTTGGTGTCAAAGTGGATGGGTGAAAGTGAAAAGCTTGTTTCAAGCCTTTTCCAGATGGCTCGTGAAAGTGCTCCTTCTATTATCTTTATTGATGAGATAGATTCATTATGTGGACAGCGCGGTGAAGGAAATGAGAGCGAAGCATCTAGACGTATCAAAACCGAACTTCTTGTGCAGATGCAG GGTGTCGGACACAATGATCAGAAAGTCCTTGTTCTTGCAGCAACAAATACTCCCTATGCCCTAGATCAG GCCATCAGGCGGCGTTTTGACAAGCGCATATATATCCCACTTCCAGATTTAAAGGCACGACAACACATGTTTAAA GTGCATCTAGGAGACACTCCACATAACTTGACTGAAAGTGACTTTGAAAGTTTAGCCCGCAAAACTGAGGGGTTTTCGGGTTCAGATATTTCTGTTTGT GTTAAGGATGTCCTCTTTGAACCTGTCCGGAAAACTCAGGATGCCATGTTTTTCTTTCAAACTCCTAATGGTATGTGGATGCCATGTGGGCCAAAGCAGCAAGGTGCTGTACAAATTACCATGCAGGAGCTGGCAGGACAAGGACTTGCAGGAAAG ATACTTCCTCCTCCCATCTCAAAAACAGATTTTGACAAGGTACTTGCAAGACAGAGGCCAACAGTGAGCAAGGCTGATCTTGAAGTTCATGAGAGATTTACAAGGGAGTTCGGAGAGGAAGGTTAA
- the LOC123197424 gene encoding uncharacterized protein LOC123197424, with product MGKREKRQKQQQRASASRRADFSFYAQDHEEGYEADYSYPSSLPSSSDQELPQISDEDDDDRQEQDDQDDPHSSTNMPSKFLLYQQSVQSPKGDISYLQKFFLMYVGGRQPLHLQEDFCGSALLSTEWLRSDSRRTAVGLDLDLEALEWCKENNVNKLAGDSYSRIFLFHGNVLQPLEAKLVRCNPEELLKNITLKENDNSSVTSTLDSVRQDGSAASSDNNCTMKTYPLQARDIVCAFNYSCCCLHQRADLVLYFKHALGALSKKGGIFVMDLYGGTSSEQKLRLQRRFANFMYVWEQAEFDIVERKTRISLHFHLQKQQKKLRHAFSYNWRLWSLPEIKDCLKEAGFKSVHFWLREMPDTQQNKSTEGFGVAQDVKYEEVKSFQQQDAWNAYIVAVA from the exons ATGGGAAAACGAGAGAAGAGACAGAAACAACAACAAAGAGCTTCAGCTTCACGAAGAGCTGACTTCTCATTCTACGCTCAAGATCATGAAGAAGGCTATGAAGCTGACTACAGCTACCCTTCAAGTTTGCCCTCTTCCTCTGATCAGGAACTGCCTCAAATttctgatgaagatgatgatgatcgACAAGAACAAGATGATCAAGATGACCCTCACTCATCAACAAATATGCCCTCTAAGTTTCTCCTCTACCAGCAATCTGTACAG TCACCAAAAGGAGACATAAGCTATTTGCAGAAGTTCTTTTTGATGTATGTTGGTGGGAGGCAACCACTTCATCTCCAAGAAGATTTTTGTGGCAGTGCTTTGCTTAG TACAGAATGGCTGCGGAGTGACTCAAGAAGGACCGCTGTGGGATTGGATTTGGACCTTGAGGCACTAGAATGGTGCAAGGAGAACAATGTAAACAAACTTGCAGGTGATTCTTATTCCAGAATATTCCTTTTTCATGGGAATGTTTTGCAACCTCTTGAGGCCAAACTAGTGAGATGTAACCCTGAAGAGTTGTTAAAGAACATTACATTAAAGGAGAATGACAATAGTTCTGTGACTTCCACTTTGGACTCTGTGAGGCAAGATGGCTCCGCTGCATCTAGCGATAATAACTGCACAATGAAAACTTATCCACTGCAGGCAAGAGACATTGTGTGTGCTTTCAATTACAGTTGTTGTTGTCTCCACCAACGTGCAGATCTGGTTTTGTATTTCAAGCATGCTCTTGGTGCCCTGTCTAAAAAAGGTGGTATATTTGTAATGGATTTATATGGTGGCACATCATCAGAGCAGAAGTTAAGACTCCAGAGGAGATTTGCCAATTTTATG TATGTTTGGGAGCAAGCTGAGTTTGACATTGTTGAGCGAAAAACAAGAATTAGCCTCCACTTTCATCTTCAAAAGCAGCAGAAAAAACTTCGACATGCATTTTCATACAACTGGAGGCT GTGGTCACTACCTGAGATCAAGGACTGCTTAAAAGAAGCTGGGTTCAAATCTGTCCATTTCTGGCTTCGTGAGATGCCAGACACTCAACAAAACAAAAGTACAGAGGGATTTGGAGTTGCACAAGATGTGAAGTATGAAGAGGTGAAAAGTTTCCAGCAACAAGATGCTTGGAATGCATATATCGTTGCTGTTGCCTAG